The window TCCGGCGCGGCCTGCAACCGGTGCTCGAGGGCGCGCGCCTCGTCAAGGTCGAGGCGCGCCGGCCCGATCTCAGATTTCCGTTTCCGGACAAGTTTTCGGAACGCCTGACCGACAAGACCGTCACGGCGCTTGGCCGGCGGGCAAAATACCTGACCATGCATATCGAAGACGGTCCACTGCTGATCTGTCATCTTGGCATGTCCGGATCGTTCCGCATCGAAACCGCCGAAAGCAGCGGCGTGCCCGGCGCTTTCCATCACGAACGCTCGAAAAGCTCGGCGCACGACCATGTCGTGTTCGATGTCGTGTCGCCGCAGGGCGAGCGGTCTCGCGTCATCTTCAACGACCCGCGCCGTTTCGGCTTCATGCTGTTTGCCGAGGGCGCGCCGGACACGCACCCAATGCTGGCCGGTCTGGGCGTCGAGCCGACCGGCAATGCGTTGGACGGCCCGCTGCTCGCCTCGCTGCTGGAGGGCCGGCGGGCGCCGCTCAAAGTGGCGCTGCTCGACCAGCGGCTGATCGCCGGGCTCGGCAACATATATGTGTCGGAGGCGCTGTGGCGCGCCGGCCTGTCGCCGCTGCGCGAAGCCGGAACCGTTGCCGGAACCGGCAAGAAGACCAGGGAGCAATGCCGGCGCCTGGCCGAGGCGATCCGCTCGGTCATCGCCGACGCGATCGCCGCCGGCGGGTCGTCGCTGCGCGACTATGTCCAGGCCGACGGCTCGCTCGGCTATTTCCAGCATTCCTTCGCGGTCTACGATCGCGAAGGCGAGCCCTGTCCGAAGCCCGGCTGCCGCGGCAATATCGAGCGCATCGTGCAAAGCGGCCGCTCGACATTCTATTGCCGGACCTGTCAGCGGTGAGCTAGACCGATCTCCTCAACAAAGCGAGGAGACGATGCCATGACCTATGAAACCATACTCGTGGAAACACGCGGCAAGGTCGGGCTGATCACGCTGAACCGGCCCAAGGCGCTCAACGCGCTGAACTCCCAGGTCATGGCCGAAGTGGCATCAGCGGCGACCGCGTTCGGCGCGGAGGCCGGTATCGGCGCGATGGTCATCACCGGTTCCGAAAAAGCTTTCGCGGCGGGCGCCGACATCAAGGAAATGCAGTCGATCTCCTTCGTCGACGCCTACACGCAGGACATCTTCGTCGGCTGGGAGGAGTTCACGCGCACGCGCAAGCCGATCATCGCCGCCGTCGCCGGCTATGCGCTGGGCGGCGGCTGCGAGCTGGCGATGATGTGCGATTTCATCATCTGCGCCGACACCGCCAAATTCGGCCAGCCCGAAATCACGCTCGGCGTCATGCCCGGCATGGGCGGCTCGCAGCGGCTGACCCGCTTCGTCGGCAAGTCGAAGGCGATGGACATGTGCCTGACCGGCCGGATGATGGACGCCGCCGAGGCCGAGCGCTGCGGGCTGGTGTCGCGGGTGGTGCCGGCCGCCGAGTTGGTCGAGGAAGCACTGAAGGCAGCGGCCAGGATCGCGGAATTTTCATTGCCGTCGGTGATGATGACCAAGGAAGCCGTCAACCGCGCCTACGAGACGACGCTCGCCGAAGGCCTGCGCTTCGAGCGCCGCCTTTTCCATTCGTTGTTTGCGCTCGACGACCAGAAGGAAGGCATGGCCGCCTTTGGGGAGAAGCGGAAGCCGAACTTCACCAACAGGTAGGGCGGGTTTCGGCGACGTTAAGACGCTAAAAAGACGGCGAAGCGGCGTTGACGCGCCGGAAAAGCTGAACTATAAGCCGCACCACCCGAGGCGGCCCCCATGGCTGCCCGTTTGTTTTTTGCGCCCTGCGGCACCCCGCTGGCGCCCACCAGATCAGAAGAGAGGCATCATGGCCAATACTTCCTCGGCCAAAAAGGCAACGCGCAAGATCGCCCGCCGCGCGGCG is drawn from Mesorhizobium sp. B1-1-8 and contains these coding sequences:
- a CDS encoding enoyl-CoA hydratase; its protein translation is MTYETILVETRGKVGLITLNRPKALNALNSQVMAEVASAATAFGAEAGIGAMVITGSEKAFAAGADIKEMQSISFVDAYTQDIFVGWEEFTRTRKPIIAAVAGYALGGGCELAMMCDFIICADTAKFGQPEITLGVMPGMGGSQRLTRFVGKSKAMDMCLTGRMMDAAEAERCGLVSRVVPAAELVEEALKAAARIAEFSLPSVMMTKEAVNRAYETTLAEGLRFERRLFHSLFALDDQKEGMAAFGEKRKPNFTNR
- the mutM gene encoding bifunctional DNA-formamidopyrimidine glycosylase/DNA-(apurinic or apyrimidinic site) lyase; amino-acid sequence: MPELPEVETVRRGLQPVLEGARLVKVEARRPDLRFPFPDKFSERLTDKTVTALGRRAKYLTMHIEDGPLLICHLGMSGSFRIETAESSGVPGAFHHERSKSSAHDHVVFDVVSPQGERSRVIFNDPRRFGFMLFAEGAPDTHPMLAGLGVEPTGNALDGPLLASLLEGRRAPLKVALLDQRLIAGLGNIYVSEALWRAGLSPLREAGTVAGTGKKTREQCRRLAEAIRSVIADAIAAGGSSLRDYVQADGSLGYFQHSFAVYDREGEPCPKPGCRGNIERIVQSGRSTFYCRTCQR